tgctttcatagtggtacttgggagagcttgacattttctcacactgtaaaaagtttgagaaacactgataagtgtatgtgtgcttttggaaaacatttaaagctgcagtacagaatctttgaaacaagctagcttaaaacatttttagaatataaacagagcatctgcttctctttacagctcctcactccaccagggctgtttggcactttctgattcAGTGCGCAAATGTGGTGCACGTActgcagtcatacagacaactggatgGTCCagaagttggcctacctattactggctgaggttttagtagagttgtggctgaaccacataaaaatatatcattaattttaatctccccaatccattataatgttatgttggaatgtagttaaagagggtcaaaaatgtttcaacccagtttgttttgcagattctgtatagcagctttaatatagggagaacacaacttccagattgtatgagtaaaatcaggttttttctctttgtcagtttaacagtttctgttttgcccgtcactgttccctgtctgttttcttacctggttcttcctgaccttgtactttctcctcacgttcccctctttcctctctccttctttggactgacaatcatacacaaatagattgtattcaattagatgaaaaaattacattaatatgaaaaaaatactattaagatcactaatgaaaagtcctctctcagtgtactttcaaccaaaaggcaaataaccaaaccacatgaacatctaataaaagatataaatattgaaacactgatccaacattatcctttattgacggatcatttgatctgacacttttacctgaatgttgcaccttttttggaaaaaaaacttccttatatccattatgaacctggctgtctctctgtacacaaacacacacacacacacacacacacacacacacacacacacacacacacacacacacacacacacacacacacacgcaaattATTGGTCAGTGTCACAAGTCTTTAACGGGAATTTGCAACATCAATAAAATTGCTGTTTGGCTCTTTGCTGTTCCCACACCAGTTGTTCGGTTTGTTCATGGCGTAACACTTCACAGATTACGCAAAGCTGCTAACTAAAGAGTGAGCTGAAGGTCTTCTCTGAGATTTAGCATTAATAAATCAAGTTGATTGATTATTATTAATGTATAATCAGGCTCTATGCTACTTTAcagaccttatagtaccatatctcCCCACtgcagcactttgctctcagactgctggtttacttgtGGTTACTAGGATATTTAAATGTGTAgtatgggaggcagagccttcagctttcaggccactcttctgtggaaccagctcccagcttTGATTCAGGAGGCAGACACcctctctgcttttaagattagTCTTAAGACTTGTTTTAACAAAGCATATAGCtcaggctggatcaggtgaccctaaaCCCTCCCTTATGCTGCTGTAGAAACAGGCTGCTGGGAGCTTCCCATGATCCACTGAGCTCACACCCCTTTTCCCTCACCATGtatttatacacctctctgcatttaaaagtgatttattattataaatatctTGCTCCACAGTCCTGTCTcccttgagcctggttctgatggaggttaaaagggagttttcccttcccactgtcaccaaagcccTTGCTCACAGGGGCTCATATGATAGTTAAAGTTTCTCTTATTATTGTgcggtctttaccttacaacataaagtgtcttgaagcaactgttcttGTGACATttgattatataaataaaattcaactgAACACTGACGAGGGTTCCTTCAGCTGTGATTTGGACAAATTCTTTGAATTCTCTCAAAGAGATCAGCAGATGCACATCTCGTGTATCTGGAAAGTAATTGTGGCACTCACACATTAATAACATCTATCACTTCCctctttgtttttacagccaGCATATTTCACTGGAACTGATTGTTGATGACCTCAGCAGTATTCGTGGCAATCTGTGACAGATTGTTGCTTAAATGCACTGACATACGACTGATTTAGACTGAACAGTGAGAATGGAGGAGACAAATGGTGGTTTTCAGACACTTGTCCACGAAGATGATTTGCACGAGGAAGAGTATCCTCCTTACCATCAGTCTAACAGGGTACAAGGtataataatttttatttttattcattacaATCAGGTTTCTGATTCTTTTGGCTGAAGTAAGTTTTTACAGAGTTAAGATATAATGACAGGACTTGATGATCTGAGACAATTACGTGTAAGGTTTACATGCTCTAACAGGACGTTTCTCGTTGTTAAATTGAACTACTAGTGAACAGTAATACTATAAGTAATATCAGTAATTATAATCTAAGTTCTAAAATGGGCcacattttaatcttttaaagcTTCATCCAAGTTATATGTGTGTTACCTGCCTTTAAGCTGAAAATTGATAAAGTTCTGCCTGTTTAGTGTCCATGTTCACTATGAGTCCTGGGAGACGCCACAGACTGGCTGCAGTGTGCCTGGCGCTTCTTGCTGCTGTTCTTCTGATACTGAATATTGGCCTGGGGATCCACTGTAAGTCATTATGAGTTACAGGAGTGCACAGAAATGTTTTCATTATTAAATcatttcttgcatttttcttttgcaaTTCAGCAAATGGTTATCAACGCTTGCCGATAGTCCAAAACCGCCAAAAATATTAAACTGTAAAGAAAGCAACAAattttaagtttaacttgtcAGAGTGGCTCCTTAGTGCAGTGGTTCATACAAGTGGCTAGCAAGCAGACATTTCCTGGATCAGTACCAGCCAGAGACATGCTTCTCCTATGGGGAAGTGTGATGATCCATGAAGAGTAACAACATAATGTAGGAAtgctgccaaatcaaacacgaGGAGCTCCTTTGTGATAAGGGCGGCTACTTTGTTCTAAAGGACTTAAAAACAACTCACTATCAAAATGGTTTCTAAGTAATTTGCTCTCAGCCTCTTATTGATTCATTGTACTGCTGCTAAAATGATTTGTGCAAATCCTGGAAATCTACAATAACATttctaaataaaactgatgatGTACAATGTTGTCAAACCAACTGATTTATAATATTATTACTAAAGAATAAGAAAAGTAACAGTCTTAAACACTTGCAGACAACAAACTCACAGATACTCACCTCACGCTCGATGATACCGAACGCATCAGAAAAGAGCTGGTCGTCCTCCAGGACACTTACAAGACTGCAGTGGAAACCATGAAGGATGCCAGCAAGCAGGTGGACAGCGAGATGAGCCGTCAGACACAAACCAACTGGGAGCTTGAACACCAGACAAAAACAAGCAATGACTATAAAAGTCAGATGGAAAAAATCACAAAGGAAATTGAAACCATGAGATCATACTTACCAATGCTTAGTAAGgcctgttttattatttttgtatataatgGAAAGCACAATGATTTGTTTCATAATTTTCTATAATGGTGGTATTCTTTTCTTTTGGAAACAGGCGATGGCTGCAAACACTGTCCTGCAGGATGGATTTTAATGAACTCTGTATGTTACTACTTCCCCTTGAAATCAAATGAAGTCAAAACATGGAAGGAATCCAGAGATTTCtgtcagctgcagggaggagatCTTATAATCATAGACAGCCGAGACGAAGAGGTTTGTTAGTATTTCTGTGCAGCGGTGTTCATGTAGAtttctaaaaaataatttttggttatgtttctttttttggtagaACTCAACAGTCAATTACTTGATAAATCATCAACCTGCCTCGAGACAAACTCGTGACCCGGTCTGGGAGCCTCCCTTTCCTCACCGTGTGAGACCTTGGATGAGTCACAGAGACCCTGAGTTTGTGGATtggataagaagaagaaacgacTATCAAGATATGTCTCGTACTACGTCGCGGTTCTGGATCGGACTGAGAGACGTCCATGAGGAAGGGACTTGGAAATGGTGGGATGGAACATTACTTGTTGAAGGGTAAGAGTTTAGtgtcatttaaaatgactgctTTCATTTCAAACGTCAGGAAATATAAACATAAGCAACTGTTGTCTCCAACAACAATAATCTGCTTAATTTACGTGCTAGAAAGCAGTGGGATGAGTTATAAACTTATCAAATTGCATTAAAAGGGGTTGGATTACATAATTATCAACTCAGTATCATCTATCAGTACAGCAATGACATATGTgcacatacatgcatacatacacatacacatctCTATATACACATACAAATGTAATGCAATATGCAATgcacaaagcaaaacaacaattAGTACAGCTAACAGGGTGTAACCTCTACGGTGGCTGAGATAGGCTCTAATCCTCcctgcaaccctgaattggTTAGAATACATTGGATTGATACATAAACATTTgtattttaagctttttttatgttttcatgttgttttaatcCCACACTTAGTCTATACTCGACATACAGACATACAATaacttcttctctctctttgaaCACGGCGATACTTTGAACACTACACTAAATAACAATATTTAGTGTAGTGTGTAATGTAAATGcatacatacaaacatataTAATTCTTTTCAAAGACATAAAAGCCACAAAGCACTGTACAAAAGTTCTGTTAAGTCAACACAATTTATTTTAAGAGAACCATgttatttaaaacataaataacaaaaaatgtcaGCAGGAATCCTGATTAAACGAATGCACACTGTGAAACGTGTGTAAATCAGCAGTTGTGTTTGTAGAAAATGGTCACTTAACAGTTACTCCTGAAGGATaaattacatgaaaaaaaataaaaggtgaatAATGACGATAATGACTGTGTGAAAGGAAATGCAGTGTAACTTGTCGTTTGCTTCAGGTACTGGAACGATGGAGAGCCGAATGATGAAAACAATGAGGACTGTGCAGCGTTGTATCCCAAAGCAAACTTCTACAAGAGCTGGAACGATCTTCCATGTGAGACCAAAATAAAATGGATTTGTGAAAAAGCACCAAAATCACTGAGCTAAGATTAATGAAATAATGCATCACAATCCTACATAAGCACATGTTGCTATCACACAAATCTCTGTAAGCATTTAATAAACTTTTTTAGCAAAGTAGCAAATCTTACAGCTAAGATGAAAAAGGATTATCCAACACATTTCTAGAAAGTAAACCGCTGTTTTGTCCTTGTGAGTACGCTGTATTTATCTACAGCAATGCTACagtaaaatgttcatttatatTATACACAGACTTACAGTGTTTTACATTATTAACACAATGTTATATGATGAACATGTTAATAAACACTTACAGCTGGTAACAATTAAATCTACAGCTTTAATATCATGTTTCTGTTAGCAGCCTGTGTACAAAGGAAAAGATGGTAAATACAGATGCAAAGTCATTGATTATACTTCAATCAGTATTTTTACTGTAGAAAATATTTTGAAAGCATGAACTAATGTATGAAATGCTCTCGTCACTAAAATATATGTGAATCTTTGAAAGTTCAAACTAATCTTTATTTAAACTTCTTCATTTCCTTGAATGAAGTCTGCATTTCAGTCATTAACTCTCATCACAGGGATGCTTTTTGGCAAATTTTCAGCACCAGTAGACGCTCATTTGAATATTCTTGTAGTTAAGAAGCTAAGCTTTCCATCTCTAGGTAGGTCCATGGCCAGTTCAGCACAAGACATCGGGAGTCGCTAAATTGTAAATGAATGGTGATATTGACTAGAACACACCCACAAGCACCAATTtggatttttaatcaaataatgTGCACAAAACATTGTGAAATTCTGCCCTTTGGACTTTGAGGTGCACTTTTGTGGCATTTATGATGTCGCCTTtgttaagataaaaaaaaagcatgaatatGGTGACGGCTGAAAAATGGGTCACAGGATAGAGGATTAATGTTAACGTGTGTTAggctgtgaaaaaaaataatatgtgGACAGAAACTTCACGAGCTGTCTGTCACGTGCCTTGTTATAGGGAACTCGGCGTTTAATTTGGAGATAGTACAGGGGTCACACCAAATAATACTACAACTTGGTTTTGTGGGACACCAACCTAAAATTGCCATAAGTCACAGGTCCCATCCAGATCAGTCATGCAGGACATGCTAGGAGAAGTTACCGACTGACTGCTGTAGCAGGGTCTATGCTCAG
Above is a window of Oreochromis niloticus isolate F11D_XX linkage group LG19, O_niloticus_UMD_NMBU, whole genome shotgun sequence DNA encoding:
- the LOC100711060 gene encoding C-type lectin domain family 4 member M, with protein sequence MEETNGGFQTLVHEDDLHEEEYPPYHQSNRVQVSMFTMSPGRRHRLAAVCLALLAAVLLILNIGLGIHYNKLTDTHLTLDDTERIRKELVVLQDTYKTAVETMKDASKQVDSEMSRQTQTNWELEHQTKTSNDYKSQMEKITKEIETMRSYLPMLSDGCKHCPAGWILMNSVCYYFPLKSNEVKTWKESRDFCQLQGGDLIIIDSRDEENSTVNYLINHQPASRQTRDPVWEPPFPHRVRPWMSHRDPEFVDWIRRRNDYQDMSRTTSRFWIGLRDVHEEGTWKWWDGTLLVEGYWNDGEPNDENNEDCAALYPKANFYKSWNDLPCETKIKWICEKAPKSLS